The Coleofasciculus sp. FACHB-1120 genome window below encodes:
- a CDS encoding DUF1822 family protein — translation MTFNTDELEDLALPLPITQAARTIAQQFATQQPTPHKAEQVLLNTLSVCVVNDYLQMMGIPTNLAASDSWNPIVRLCSDVADLEVRGIGRLECRPLRSTEQICHIPPEVWSDRIGYVMVQIDESMREASVLGFTPSVATSELSIGQLRSPEDLLDRLQELMHPITAPASSPTPSFSRTQANLSQWFNNIFEAGWQTVETLLTPESNLAFSFRGELVAPELKQPEAAVRKAKLIDLGIESADIFVALVVEINPESEGKTNILLQVHPMGSQTYLPPSLQLIVLDESGSNFLEAESREADDYIQLEFSGSPGEQFSIRVTLGNASIQEDFVI, via the coding sequence ATGACTTTTAACACCGATGAACTAGAAGATCTTGCCCTACCGTTACCGATTACCCAAGCCGCACGCACGATAGCCCAGCAATTTGCCACTCAGCAGCCAACACCGCACAAAGCAGAGCAAGTTCTGTTGAATACCCTATCTGTCTGTGTGGTAAATGATTACTTGCAGATGATGGGGATTCCCACCAATCTTGCAGCCAGCGATAGCTGGAATCCCATCGTGCGCTTATGTTCTGATGTTGCTGACCTGGAAGTGCGGGGAATCGGTCGATTAGAATGTCGTCCGTTGAGAAGCACAGAACAAATCTGCCACATTCCCCCCGAAGTTTGGTCAGATCGAATTGGCTATGTGATGGTTCAAATCGATGAATCGATGCGAGAGGCAAGTGTGTTGGGGTTTACCCCCAGCGTCGCTACCTCAGAGTTGTCGATTGGTCAATTGCGATCGCCTGAAGATTTACTCGATCGCTTGCAGGAATTAATGCATCCGATTACAGCGCCTGCATCGTCCCCCACCCCTTCCTTCAGTAGAACCCAAGCCAACTTGAGCCAATGGTTCAACAATATTTTTGAAGCCGGTTGGCAAACTGTGGAAACTTTATTAACGCCTGAATCAAATCTAGCTTTTAGTTTTAGAGGCGAGTTAGTTGCCCCAGAATTGAAACAACCAGAAGCTGCCGTTCGCAAAGCGAAATTGATAGACTTAGGGATAGAGAGCGCCGATATTTTTGTCGCTTTAGTCGTTGAAATTAACCCAGAATCTGAGGGAAAAACGAATATTCTTCTCCAGGTGCATCCTATGGGCAGCCAAACTTATCTGCCCCCTTCCCTCCAATTGATTGTACTCGATGAATCTGGCTCTAATTTTTTAGAAGCTGAGTCAAGAGAGGCAGATGATTACATTCAATTAGAGTTCAGTGGTTCCCCTGGAGAACAGTTTAGCATTAGAGTCACTTTGGGGAATGCTAGCATTCAAGAAGACTTTGTTATTTAG
- a CDS encoding sigma-70 family RNA polymerase sigma factor, which yields MDGLESKLRYLVKEACMHPHGSAQRQKNLTRVIRLIAHKLWKEYTPYYEDALQQTWVYFCQNICEGNTGEAYDPNRSSVITWLNTYLKRRLQDFYIDAKKQESRTVTGQAKRSKSGDIGETTDPVDNLEAAPDVPPLLDDIIKWVEADAQGELRRTHIAGRPEVNAQTLILRRLPPEAGWKELSVEFNLPISTLSSFYQRQCIPRLRKFGESEGYL from the coding sequence ATGGATGGACTAGAGTCAAAGCTGCGCTATCTGGTGAAAGAAGCCTGTATGCACCCGCATGGAAGTGCCCAGCGCCAGAAAAACTTAACCAGGGTGATTCGCTTAATCGCACACAAGCTTTGGAAAGAATATACGCCTTACTATGAAGATGCACTGCAACAGACCTGGGTGTATTTCTGTCAAAACATCTGTGAAGGAAATACAGGCGAAGCTTACGACCCGAATCGCAGCAGTGTCATCACCTGGCTGAATACCTACCTGAAACGGCGGCTTCAAGATTTCTACATTGACGCGAAAAAACAAGAATCGAGAACCGTTACGGGTCAAGCTAAAAGGTCAAAGTCGGGTGATATCGGTGAAACGACCGACCCGGTGGATAATCTGGAAGCGGCTCCGGATGTTCCCCCCTTGTTGGACGACATCATAAAGTGGGTAGAAGCAGATGCTCAAGGTGAGTTGCGCCGCACGCACATTGCCGGTCGTCCCGAAGTGAATGCTCAAACGTTAATCTTGCGACGCTTACCCCCAGAAGCCGGTTGGAAAGAGCTTTCAGTGGAATTTAACCTCCCCATTTCCACATTGAGCAGTTTTTATCAGCGCCAATGTATCCCTCGCTTGCGTAAATTTGGTGAATCGGAGGGATATCTATAA